One Paenibacillus riograndensis SBR5 DNA segment encodes these proteins:
- a CDS encoding NAD(P)/FAD-dependent oxidoreductase, with the protein MKLISGRVPWERTLPHFPVYPVLDGDITCDCLIVGGGMGGAMASYRLSSSGASTVLIDKYAVGKGSTCANTGLLQVTSDKSLTSCMNTFGADNGLLFYKLCRKAMEDILKLPGALDIDPHIIPRSSLLYASSPEDVTALKLEHEHLAAHGFDTEFWEEDKIRAHYSFAKPAAIYSRGDAETNPFRMLHSLIHKAHASGVRVYEHTKARHFDFGTDGVTCYTESGRIFANHVIFALGYETQEMKKDRGAELNYTYAIMTRPLKNLPRWHEQSLIWETARPYLYFRTTNDGRIIAGGKDEQLPDPGQREARVRSRSRRLLEELEALFPEIKGAAAEFAWGGVFGTSHDGLPFIGPHPEYPHCYFIEGYGGNGTVYSMLAAELLADTLAGISRPELELFSLTRTSRPSPSSPAVQA; encoded by the coding sequence ATGAAATTAATCAGCGGGCGGGTGCCCTGGGAGAGAACCCTTCCTCATTTTCCTGTATATCCTGTGCTGGATGGAGATATCACATGCGATTGCCTGATTGTAGGCGGAGGTATGGGAGGGGCGATGGCATCTTACCGCTTGTCCTCAAGCGGAGCCAGTACCGTATTGATTGATAAATATGCAGTGGGAAAAGGCAGCACATGTGCCAACACCGGGTTGCTCCAAGTTACCAGCGACAAATCCCTTACCTCCTGCATGAATACTTTTGGAGCAGACAATGGCCTATTATTCTACAAGCTATGCCGCAAGGCGATGGAGGATATCCTGAAGCTGCCGGGCGCACTGGATATTGATCCGCACATTATTCCCAGAAGCAGCCTGCTGTATGCGAGCTCTCCGGAGGATGTTACCGCACTGAAGCTGGAGCATGAACATCTGGCCGCGCATGGTTTCGACACAGAATTCTGGGAGGAGGACAAAATCAGGGCCCATTACTCCTTCGCCAAACCGGCAGCCATCTACTCCCGGGGGGATGCGGAAACGAACCCGTTCCGGATGCTGCACAGTCTCATTCATAAAGCACACGCAAGCGGTGTCCGTGTATATGAACACACAAAGGCCCGTCATTTTGATTTTGGAACGGATGGAGTAACCTGTTACACAGAGAGCGGCCGCATCTTTGCCAACCATGTTATTTTTGCCTTGGGCTATGAAACTCAGGAGATGAAAAAGGACCGGGGAGCCGAGCTGAACTATACCTACGCCATTATGACCCGGCCATTGAAGAACCTCCCCCGCTGGCATGAACAAAGCCTGATCTGGGAAACGGCCCGGCCTTATTTGTATTTCCGCACAACGAATGACGGGCGGATCATTGCCGGGGGCAAGGATGAGCAGCTACCTGATCCTGGACAACGCGAGGCCAGAGTCCGGTCCCGGAGCCGGCGGCTGCTTGAAGAGCTTGAAGCCCTCTTCCCCGAGATTAAGGGGGCAGCTGCAGAGTTCGCCTGGGGCGGTGTATTCGGGACCTCCCATGACGGCCTGCCTTTTATCGGCCCCCATCCGGAATATCCCCACTGTTATTTCATCGAAGGCTATGGCGGCAACGGAACCGTCTACAGCATGCTCGCAGCAGAACTCCTGGCCGATACCCTGGCGGGCATTTCCCGGCCGGAGCTTGAGCTATTTTCACTGACCCGGACGTCCAGACCTTCTCCTTCTTCTCCGGCTGTTCAGGCATAA
- a CDS encoding spore coat protein — MYTQNGQFMADEDLLTMILDDLKRTVREYTTAATESNCQTVRRAFTDLTLDTLRIQGDLYNQMSQMGFYKAPDKALRQAVDKQIQSAQQIQQKSQQFVQQKMNGTGDYRQAPNVPQHQPNVHSSYYM; from the coding sequence GTGTACACACAAAATGGACAATTTATGGCGGATGAAGATCTGTTGACTATGATTTTGGATGACCTGAAACGGACAGTACGCGAATATACGACAGCGGCGACAGAATCAAACTGTCAAACTGTGCGCCGGGCTTTCACTGACCTGACTCTGGATACACTGCGGATTCAGGGGGATCTGTACAACCAGATGTCGCAGATGGGATTCTATAAGGCACCGGACAAAGCCCTCCGGCAAGCCGTCGATAAACAGATCCAAAGTGCACAGCAGATCCAGCAGAAAAGCCAGCAGTTTGTGCAGCAGAAAATGAATGGCACCGGCGATTACAGACAGGCTCCGAATGTGCCGCAGCATCAGCCTAACGTGCACAGTTCCTATTATATGTAA
- a CDS encoding Lrp/AsnC family transcriptional regulator, with amino-acid sequence MKEMNELKRKVLELLKEDARSSTALMATLLGAEEEDVKQAIEEMERDHVIVKYATVVNWDKVSDERVTALIEVQITPERGRGFEGIAERIYLYPQVKSVYLMSGAYDLLVEVEGRNLREVANFVSEKLSPIDAVLSTKTNFTLKKYKQDGIIFEEHEEDNRLMISP; translated from the coding sequence ATGAAGGAAATGAATGAATTAAAGAGGAAAGTGCTGGAACTGCTCAAGGAGGACGCGCGCAGCTCTACAGCGCTGATGGCGACATTGCTTGGAGCGGAAGAAGAAGATGTCAAGCAGGCCATTGAAGAAATGGAAAGAGACCACGTAATCGTAAAATATGCGACAGTCGTGAATTGGGATAAGGTCAGCGATGAACGGGTAACCGCACTGATCGAGGTACAGATTACACCGGAGCGGGGCCGCGGCTTTGAGGGGATTGCCGAACGGATCTATTTATATCCGCAGGTGAAATCGGTCTATCTGATGTCAGGCGCCTATGACCTCTTGGTTGAAGTCGAAGGCCGGAATCTGCGGGAGGTAGCCAACTTTGTCTCCGAGAAGCTGTCGCCGATTGACGCAGTGCTCTCTACCAAAACCAATTTTACGCTTAAAAAATACAAACAGGATGGTATCATCTTTGAAGAGCATGAGGAAGACAACCGTCTCATGATATCTCCGTAA
- a CDS encoding aminotransferase class I/II-fold pyridoxal phosphate-dependent enzyme encodes MITNNSQQTGDTGKSMHSYLAPLVQQIQPSGIRKFFDLAAGSKDIISLGVGEPDFKTPWHVREACVYSLERGFTGYTSNAGMPELREGIAEYLHTRFAVEYNPANEIIATVGGSEAIDLALRALISPGDEILIPEPCYISYSPITAIGGGIPVGIETFGENNFKLTAEGLEAKITPRSKILILCYPSNPTGAIMSREDWEPIARIVEKHDLIVISDEIYAELTYSGNHVSFASLPGMKDRTILVSGFSKAFAMTGWRMGYACGHPDLIAAMLKIHQYTVMCAPSMGQVAALEALTNGMEEKDRMVDSYNQRRRLIVKGLRDAGLECHEPQGAFYAFPSIRRTGLTSDEFAQRLLLEHKVAAVPGSVFGLGGEGYLRCSYATSVSQLNEAVERIGAFVSQLERERTE; translated from the coding sequence ATGATCACGAATAACAGTCAGCAAACCGGAGATACAGGCAAATCCATGCATTCTTATTTGGCCCCGCTGGTCCAGCAGATTCAGCCTTCGGGCATCCGCAAGTTTTTTGATCTGGCGGCAGGCAGCAAAGATATTATCTCCCTTGGGGTCGGGGAACCGGACTTCAAGACGCCTTGGCATGTCAGGGAAGCCTGCGTATATTCGCTGGAGAGGGGGTTCACCGGCTATACCTCGAATGCGGGTATGCCGGAGCTGCGGGAAGGCATCGCCGAATACCTGCACACCCGTTTCGCCGTAGAATACAATCCGGCCAATGAGATCATCGCCACAGTAGGCGGCAGTGAAGCGATTGATCTGGCGCTGCGCGCCTTAATCTCGCCCGGGGATGAAATTCTTATTCCGGAGCCCTGCTATATTTCCTACTCGCCGATTACAGCAATAGGCGGAGGGATTCCCGTTGGCATTGAGACATTCGGGGAGAACAACTTCAAGCTTACCGCCGAGGGGCTGGAAGCCAAGATTACTCCGCGTTCCAAAATCCTTATTCTCTGTTATCCCAGCAATCCGACAGGAGCGATCATGAGCCGTGAGGATTGGGAACCAATCGCCAGGATTGTGGAGAAACATGATCTCATCGTGATTTCAGATGAAATCTATGCCGAGCTGACGTACAGCGGCAATCATGTCAGCTTCGCTTCCCTGCCGGGCATGAAGGACCGGACCATTCTGGTCAGCGGTTTTTCCAAGGCTTTTGCCATGACAGGCTGGCGGATGGGTTATGCCTGCGGCCACCCGGATTTGATTGCCGCGATGCTGAAGATCCACCAATACACCGTCATGTGCGCACCGTCCATGGGCCAGGTGGCTGCGCTGGAGGCACTGACCAACGGCATGGAGGAGAAGGACCGGATGGTTGATTCGTATAACCAGCGCCGCCGCCTGATTGTCAAAGGCTTGCGCGATGCCGGGCTGGAATGCCATGAGCCGCAGGGCGCATTTTACGCGTTCCCGAGCATTCGCCGGACCGGACTGACCTCTGACGAGTTCGCCCAGCGCCTGCTGCTTGAACACAAGGTAGCCGCAGTTCCAGGCAGTGTTTTCGGATTAGGGGGAGAAGGGTATCTGCGCTGCTCTTACGCCACTTCCGTCTCCCAGCTGAATGAAGCCGTTGAACGGATAGGGGCATTCGTCTCACAGCTTGAACGCGAACGAACGGAGTAA
- a CDS encoding aspartyl-phosphate phosphatase Spo0E family protein — MIVLSADYYLPSFGGECLTGSGKRPPKGDVNARRLSLEDEILTLRSRMEQLFVQENSFTSAKVIEISSLLDLKINEYMKGHSRRR, encoded by the coding sequence ATGATTGTGCTCAGCGCCGATTATTACTTGCCTTCCTTTGGTGGCGAATGTTTGACCGGAAGCGGCAAACGGCCCCCCAAAGGTGATGTTAACGCACGCAGACTCTCTCTGGAGGATGAGATCCTCACACTCCGCAGCAGAATGGAACAGCTTTTTGTTCAGGAGAATTCCTTCACTTCAGCTAAGGTGATTGAAATCAGCAGCCTGCTGGACCTGAAAATAAATGAATACATGAAGGGGCATTCCCGCCGGCGCTAG
- a CDS encoding MarR family winged helix-turn-helix transcriptional regulator, with amino-acid sequence MDTQQDTPYLELLQLIGLKLKRRADESIRELGLNAQQGKMIEYIHKHQEKGVIQRDLSDRFHARGASITSILQGLEKKGYIERKIPAHNERQKNIYVLPKGVELIEEFKRSFQQVEAEIVQPLSSDEQKLLKEMLVKINQHF; translated from the coding sequence ATGGATACTCAGCAGGATACACCCTATCTGGAATTACTGCAGCTCATCGGGCTGAAGTTGAAAAGACGGGCTGATGAGAGCATCAGAGAATTAGGATTAAATGCCCAGCAGGGAAAAATGATCGAATATATTCATAAGCATCAAGAAAAGGGGGTAATTCAGAGGGATCTCTCCGACCGGTTCCATGCCCGCGGAGCAAGCATTACGAGCATACTTCAAGGTCTTGAAAAAAAGGGATACATCGAACGTAAAATTCCGGCCCATAACGAGCGGCAAAAAAATATATATGTACTGCCCAAAGGCGTTGAGTTAATTGAAGAGTTCAAGAGGTCTTTTCAACAAGTGGAGGCTGAAATCGTTCAACCCCTTTCCAGCGATGAGCAGAAGCTCCTCAAAGAAATGCTGGTGAAAATCAATCAACATTTCTAG
- a CDS encoding amidohydrolase family protein, whose translation MSSGEQSHPMAGVTAITNARIFDGEKVISARHIIIQEGMIIAVGGEIPAHAAVIDADNATLMPGLIDAHVHTSIGGLRDALKFGVTTELEMNGGFTEKGREIQLQNLGGIADVRSAGMAVTAPGGHPDELLPDDGEIPDFVLKELEKLTEKDRNAMLEAFAHDHDEAPQVTTIEEAVKHVHTQVENGADYIKIMIEEGTVMGVPGLPVLSEDILKAAVREAHKLNKIVLAHVLTADSSQSAIRIGVDGLAHLFIDRPESTSEVVAAIKDSGAFVTPCLVLNASIIGNPASELAGDPRVNSKLSQEWIDILNSSFNTYPQGSLDNSFKSVMELHKAGVDILVGTDVSPVPLHNLGGLAHGASVHHEMQLLVQAGFTPVEALQSATSKPARRFGLQDRGRIAEGLRADLVLVDGDPTTSISDSLSIQAVWLKGEGQQI comes from the coding sequence ATGAGCAGCGGCGAACAAAGTCATCCAATGGCAGGGGTAACGGCTATTACGAATGCCCGTATTTTTGATGGGGAGAAGGTTATCAGCGCAAGGCATATTATCATTCAAGAGGGCATGATCATCGCTGTAGGGGGAGAGATTCCGGCACATGCGGCCGTGATTGATGCGGATAATGCAACGTTGATGCCTGGTCTTATTGATGCGCATGTTCATACCTCCATCGGCGGGTTGCGGGATGCTCTCAAATTCGGCGTAACAACTGAACTTGAGATGAATGGCGGTTTTACGGAAAAAGGTCGTGAAATTCAATTGCAGAATTTGGGCGGCATCGCGGACGTTCGTTCGGCCGGCATGGCTGTCACGGCTCCAGGCGGTCATCCCGACGAATTATTGCCGGATGATGGTGAGATTCCTGATTTTGTGCTAAAAGAACTAGAGAAGTTAACGGAGAAAGACCGGAATGCGATGCTCGAAGCTTTTGCCCATGATCATGATGAGGCACCTCAAGTGACAACTATAGAGGAAGCGGTCAAGCATGTTCATACTCAAGTGGAGAATGGCGCCGATTATATTAAAATTATGATTGAAGAAGGAACAGTCATGGGGGTGCCGGGACTTCCCGTTTTAAGTGAAGACATTCTAAAAGCGGCTGTAAGAGAAGCGCATAAGCTGAATAAAATCGTCCTGGCCCACGTGTTGACAGCCGACTCTTCGCAATCTGCCATCCGAATTGGTGTTGACGGTCTCGCCCACCTATTTATCGACCGGCCTGAATCAACGTCCGAAGTAGTGGCAGCTATTAAAGATTCCGGTGCGTTTGTTACACCATGTTTGGTATTGAACGCGTCAATCATCGGAAATCCGGCGTCCGAACTGGCTGGCGATCCGCGGGTGAACTCGAAATTAAGCCAGGAATGGATTGATATCTTGAATTCCAGCTTCAATACGTATCCGCAAGGGAGCTTGGACAACAGCTTCAAAAGCGTGATGGAGCTTCACAAGGCCGGAGTCGATATTCTTGTCGGGACTGACGTCTCCCCCGTTCCGCTCCACAACCTCGGAGGTCTGGCTCATGGAGCCAGCGTTCATCATGAGATGCAATTGCTGGTGCAGGCTGGCTTCACCCCAGTAGAAGCTCTACAGTCAGCTACCTCCAAGCCGGCCCGCCGCTTCGGTCTCCAGGACCGGGGGCGCATTGCCGAAGGCTTGCGTGCGGATCTGGTATTGGTGGATGGTGATCCGACAACCAGCATTTCGGACAGCCTATCCATCCAAGCGGTGTGGTTAAAAGGAGAGGGGCAGCAGATCTGA
- a CDS encoding alpha/beta fold hydrolase: MVKVFKSEAGKEAVLHSYNMLLRQWNTEIQELDIETPYGTTHCIVAGNAANPPLLLFHGVGDNSAVMWLLNMKELVRHFYCIAVDTIGGPGKSVPNGNYSKQTFRQVEWISSIADSLNLTTFNIAGVSNGAYMAFNYATQKSERVERVVCMEGGMVTAPFKAMLQTLLMMFPEILVPTRNNLLKVVDKLSSPDSRLSEKHPEVAEHLVLLMKNHNQQAMFIHKLELYDKEKAVAVKEKLYFLIGEYKLDRKRDFIKLLTDGGFRYQVIPGAGHGINHEQPEAVNRETVGFLLGKEV, from the coding sequence ATGGTTAAGGTTTTTAAAAGTGAAGCAGGCAAGGAAGCCGTACTGCATTCTTACAACATGCTGCTCAGGCAGTGGAATACTGAAATTCAGGAGTTGGATATAGAGACTCCTTACGGTACGACACACTGCATTGTGGCCGGCAATGCCGCCAATCCGCCGCTGCTGCTGTTTCACGGGGTAGGGGATAACTCAGCAGTGATGTGGCTGCTCAATATGAAAGAGCTCGTCCGGCATTTCTATTGCATCGCAGTAGATACCATAGGCGGTCCGGGAAAAAGCGTGCCTAACGGGAATTACAGCAAGCAGACGTTCCGGCAGGTAGAGTGGATCAGCAGCATTGCTGACAGTCTGAATCTCACAACATTTAATATTGCGGGAGTATCCAATGGGGCTTATATGGCTTTCAACTACGCAACACAAAAGAGTGAAAGAGTTGAACGAGTGGTCTGCATGGAGGGAGGTATGGTCACTGCGCCGTTCAAGGCCATGCTGCAAACGCTGCTGATGATGTTCCCCGAAATCCTGGTTCCCACCCGCAATAATCTGCTGAAGGTTGTGGACAAGCTCAGTTCCCCGGATTCCCGTCTGTCCGAGAAACATCCCGAAGTGGCGGAGCATCTGGTGCTGCTAATGAAAAACCACAACCAGCAGGCCATGTTCATACATAAGCTGGAGCTATACGATAAAGAGAAAGCGGTTGCAGTCAAAGAGAAGCTTTATTTTTTAATAGGAGAATATAAGCTGGACCGCAAGCGGGATTTCATCAAGCTGCTGACCGACGGGGGATTCCGCTATCAAGTCATACCGGGTGCCGGACACGGCATCAACCATGAGCAGCCGGAGGCCGTCAATCGGGAAACCGTGGGCTTTTTGCTTGGGAAGGAGGTGTAG
- a CDS encoding phosphotransferase enzyme family protein yields the protein MIMDEVKKQAFAALGCDPEQAKLLGGYDSNVFEINRSGEEIVVKILENAITDEEALLSEFEWLEYLRSEGLSAVKPILLNTGQYIFPVSEKYCCVAYEKVEGTTLNPNDIMSWNPNVFEQWGMAIGKMHVLAKSYQPVHKRPQWFHHSLLKGGVLNNDPILAEKWQGFKDAFKQLPVTRENFGLIHGDLHHSNVLLHQGNLTLLDFGDSEYHWFAYDIAISVYHIAYTVPAGPQRQAFVQAFFGSFMDGYAQENCNIGFIPQIDTFIDYRHLFSYTYHTAYADWSQLTQGQVEFLGQMRSAILQDSPCLGFSLA from the coding sequence ATGATTATGGATGAGGTAAAAAAGCAGGCTTTTGCAGCACTTGGCTGTGATCCTGAACAGGCGAAACTGCTTGGAGGATATGACAGCAATGTGTTTGAAATAAACCGCAGCGGCGAAGAGATTGTGGTGAAGATATTGGAAAATGCCATTACAGACGAGGAGGCGCTTTTGTCGGAGTTTGAATGGCTGGAGTATTTGCGCAGTGAGGGTCTGAGTGCAGTCAAGCCGATTCTTTTGAATACCGGACAGTACATTTTTCCAGTTTCGGAGAAGTACTGTTGTGTTGCCTATGAAAAAGTTGAGGGCACCACTCTGAATCCTAATGACATAATGAGCTGGAATCCTAATGTGTTTGAACAATGGGGAATGGCCATAGGAAAGATGCATGTTTTGGCCAAAAGCTATCAGCCGGTCCATAAACGTCCGCAGTGGTTCCATCACAGTCTGCTCAAAGGCGGAGTTCTTAATAATGACCCTATTTTGGCGGAAAAGTGGCAGGGATTTAAGGATGCTTTCAAACAGCTTCCAGTTACCCGTGAGAACTTTGGTCTGATTCACGGCGATCTGCATCATTCCAACGTTCTGCTTCATCAGGGGAATTTGACGCTTCTTGATTTTGGGGACAGCGAGTATCACTGGTTTGCATATGATATCGCCATTTCTGTATATCACATCGCCTATACTGTTCCCGCGGGACCGCAAAGGCAAGCTTTTGTACAAGCGTTTTTCGGCTCTTTTATGGACGGGTATGCCCAAGAGAACTGCAATATCGGGTTTATTCCGCAAATTGATACTTTTATAGACTATCGGCATCTATTCTCTTATACCTATCACACAGCTTACGCTGATTGGAGCCAACTCACACAGGGTCAAGTGGAATTTCTGGGCCAAATGAGATCAGCAATCTTACAGGATTCACCTTGTTTAGGTTTTTCTCTGGCATAA
- a CDS encoding class I SAM-dependent methyltransferase, which produces MLKADMLRDPGTFDRLELTPAGAVNPVNGQCYPWEHGFFVFLNEADTEGSNKKYLEMYNKIARFYRLSNKAYFALKFGGERNYRRQFLSMLELRDGDRVLETSVGSADNFPYIDAKAEFYGLDISGGMLKQAVRNLRRWRLKAELFQGQAEHLPFQDNRFDCVYHVGGINYFSDPGRAVLEMIRVAKSGTRLMIADETEKLVKGTYEKVPVVKGYFEKGKDLPGILGLIPENMLEIEYREVCKGLMYCITFRKP; this is translated from the coding sequence ATGTTAAAGGCTGATATGCTGCGGGACCCGGGTACTTTTGACAGGTTGGAGCTAACGCCTGCAGGGGCCGTGAACCCGGTAAATGGACAATGTTATCCGTGGGAGCACGGATTTTTTGTGTTTCTGAATGAGGCTGATACGGAAGGCAGCAACAAAAAGTATCTGGAAATGTATAATAAAATCGCCCGTTTTTACCGGCTGAGCAACAAAGCCTATTTCGCACTTAAATTTGGCGGGGAGCGGAACTATAGACGACAGTTTCTCTCCATGCTTGAGCTGCGGGACGGCGATCGTGTGCTGGAGACCTCAGTGGGCAGCGCCGATAATTTCCCCTATATTGATGCAAAAGCTGAGTTCTATGGATTGGATATCTCCGGCGGGATGCTGAAGCAGGCGGTCCGCAATCTGCGGCGCTGGAGGCTCAAGGCTGAGTTGTTTCAGGGGCAAGCAGAGCACCTGCCTTTTCAGGACAATAGGTTTGACTGCGTGTATCATGTAGGGGGCATCAATTATTTTAGTGATCCGGGCCGTGCGGTGCTGGAGATGATCAGGGTGGCGAAAAGCGGCACCAGGCTGATGATTGCCGATGAGACGGAGAAGCTGGTCAAAGGAACCTATGAGAAGGTGCCGGTGGTCAAGGGTTATTTTGAGAAGGGGAAGGATTTGCCGGGTATTCTGGGCCTGATTCCGGAGAACATGCTGGAGATAGAGTACAGGGAAGTCTGCAAAGGGTTGATGTACTGCATAACATTCAGGAAACCGTAA
- a CDS encoding cob(I)yrinic acid a,c-diamide adenosyltransferase, which produces MAIYTRTGDKGETSVIGGRVGKDDVRVEAYGTIDELNSFVGQARSLMEDAKFADVREQLLEIQHELFDCGSDLAFVKLSENKYKVKSGMAERLEGWIDALQAENPVLERFILPGGSQLSSVLHVCRTVCRRAERRAVTLGRSADINQEAVIYLNRLSDYFFALARAANTRLGIADVEYVRSKKVFRN; this is translated from the coding sequence ATGGCGATCTATACACGTACGGGAGACAAAGGGGAAACCTCGGTTATTGGCGGCAGAGTGGGCAAGGATGATGTGCGCGTGGAGGCCTACGGCACGATTGATGAGCTGAACAGCTTTGTCGGCCAGGCGCGCAGCCTGATGGAGGACGCGAAGTTCGCAGATGTCCGGGAGCAGCTGCTGGAGATTCAGCATGAGTTGTTCGATTGCGGTTCTGATCTGGCTTTTGTGAAGCTTAGCGAGAACAAATATAAGGTGAAAAGCGGGATGGCTGAACGCCTCGAAGGCTGGATCGATGCTCTTCAAGCGGAGAATCCGGTGCTGGAGCGCTTCATCCTGCCGGGGGGAAGCCAGCTCTCTTCGGTGCTGCATGTCTGCCGCACGGTATGCCGGCGTGCGGAACGGCGTGCGGTGACGCTGGGCCGGAGTGCGGATATCAACCAGGAGGCTGTGATTTATCTGAACCGGCTGTCGGATTACTTTTTTGCGCTGGCCCGCGCAGCCAATACACGGCTTGGGATTGCTGATGTAGAATATGTGCGCAGCAAAAAGGTGTTCCGCAACTAA
- a CDS encoding RluA family pseudouridine synthase, whose translation MTTGYYSPITYQVPPSEDGWLLKTILQKRMDVSRKLLSRLKMTEQGIMLNGERVYISVRVNTGDTVQIRMEQETSEDILPQPLPFEILYEDEHLLVVNKAAGMIVHPTHGHYTDTLANGVVYYWAQKGEQFRFRPVHRLDQETSGVLVIAKNPYSHQHISEQMIAGTVDKRYNAWVHGVPAVLSGDIDGPIDRDPAEPHRRIVTPDGYPSLTRYEVKEVYPGAAKVELKLESGRTHQIRVHMSSIGCPLIGDGMYRHPLYSKAGLPAGEPGARVPERAQLERVAELDAKERVQLERIAELDASISRQALHAVRLSFQHPVLRTELVFEAPLPPDLALLQAKLQRETAAAPAPGCDRNER comes from the coding sequence ATGACAACGGGCTATTATTCACCAATTACCTATCAAGTGCCGCCGTCTGAGGACGGCTGGCTGCTGAAAACCATTCTGCAGAAGCGGATGGATGTATCCCGCAAGCTGCTGTCCCGGCTCAAAATGACCGAGCAGGGCATTATGCTGAATGGAGAACGGGTCTACATCAGCGTCCGGGTCAACACAGGAGATACTGTACAGATCCGTATGGAGCAGGAGACCTCGGAGGATATTTTGCCGCAGCCGCTTCCTTTTGAGATCCTCTATGAGGATGAGCATCTGCTGGTTGTCAACAAGGCCGCCGGGATGATTGTGCATCCGACCCACGGGCATTATACGGACACATTGGCAAATGGAGTCGTCTATTACTGGGCGCAAAAGGGCGAACAGTTCCGCTTCCGTCCCGTCCACCGGCTGGATCAGGAGACATCCGGCGTGCTGGTTATTGCGAAGAATCCCTACAGCCACCAGCATATTTCCGAGCAGATGATTGCCGGAACAGTGGACAAGCGTTACAACGCTTGGGTGCACGGCGTTCCTGCTGTGCTGAGCGGCGATATCGACGGCCCGATCGACCGCGACCCGGCGGAGCCGCACCGGCGGATCGTGACGCCGGACGGCTATCCTTCCTTGACCCGCTACGAGGTCAAGGAGGTGTACCCCGGCGCAGCTAAGGTCGAGCTGAAGCTGGAGAGCGGCCGCACCCATCAGATCCGGGTGCATATGAGCTCTATCGGCTGCCCGCTGATCGGTGACGGCATGTACCGTCACCCGCTCTATAGCAAGGCGGGCTTGCCGGCCGGGGAGCCAGGGGCACGGGTCCCGGAGCGGGCGCAGCTGGAGCGGGTAGCGGAGCTGGATGCGAAGGAGCGAGTGCAGCTGGAGCGGATAGCGGAGCTGGATGCATCCATTTCGCGCCAGGCGCTGCACGCGGTGCGGCTGTCCTTCCAGCATCCGGTGCTGCGCACGGAGCTGGTGTTTGAAGCTCCGCTGCCGCCGGATCTGGCGCTGCTTCAGGCGAAGCTGCAGCGTGAGACGGCGGCAGCGCCGGCGCCCGGCTGTGATCGAAATGAGAGGTAA
- a CDS encoding arsenate reductase family protein: MSHLKVYQYPKCSTCRSAVKWLKEAGHELELQHIAEQPPTVQELRVLVAKSGLELKKFFNTSGEVYKNLGLKDKLPGLSEEEQLDLLSRHGMLIKRPVVTDGKKVTVGFKEEQFSQSWSM; the protein is encoded by the coding sequence ATGAGTCATCTAAAAGTCTATCAATATCCTAAATGCAGCACGTGCCGCAGTGCGGTTAAGTGGTTAAAGGAGGCAGGCCATGAGCTGGAGCTGCAGCATATCGCCGAGCAGCCGCCTACCGTCCAGGAGCTGCGCGTGCTGGTGGCGAAAAGCGGGCTTGAGCTGAAGAAATTTTTTAATACAAGCGGTGAGGTCTATAAGAACCTTGGCCTTAAGGACAAGCTGCCGGGCCTCAGTGAAGAAGAGCAGTTGGACCTGTTGTCCAGGCACGGCATGCTGATCAAACGGCCGGTTGTCACTGACGGCAAGAAGGTTACTGTGGGCTTTAAGGAAGAGCAATTCAGCCAATCTTGGTCAATGTAG